From a region of the Tiliqua scincoides isolate rTilSci1 chromosome 4, rTilSci1.hap2, whole genome shotgun sequence genome:
- the LOC136647603 gene encoding mas-related G-protein coupled receptor member H-like — MTNFSVTPSSPVSAKQENYTLDNGTLDSDNSSWCYATDVELAVISTFICVPCIFGLLGNATVIWLLGFCMKRNPFTTYILNLAVADFGVLVSLIPITASLVLYSNCIMPFVLPTLVGIVLFCFMFSMSQFLLTIISVDRCVSVLFPIWYRCHRPENLSTILCALIWIFCFLVHGIGGTLDIFGMFEKPCIILTVSLVDAVVCLPFISISSLILVIRFCFKTQQRRRGKLLMAILLALSFFLLFAFPLNVMNLVALLPLTSHDDFYGISIHDISVAYLCASVNSFVNPLIYFLVGIKKGGLCKENVKLILQRVFKQEEEVCGEELTSVSMTAQNCIGPSPN; from the coding sequence ATGACCAATTTCAGTGTCACACCTTCATCTCCTGTGAGTGCCAAACAGGAAAACTATACGTTAGACAATGGCACTCTTGATTCCGATAATAGTTCATGGTGTTATGCTACAGATGTAGAACTGGCGGTTATCTCCACCTTCATCTGTGTTCCCTGCATATTTGGACTTCTGGGGAACGCAACAGTCATCTGGTTGCTTGGCTTCTGCATGAAGAGGAATCCCTTCACCACCTACATCCTGAACTTGGCTGTCGCTGACTTTGGGGTCCTCGTATCTCTAATTCCTATAACTGCTTCACTTGTTTTATATAGTAATTGTATAATGCCCTTTGTTCTTCCTACTCTTGTGGGAATTGTGCTTTTCTGTTTTATGTTCAGCATGAGCCAATTCCTCCTGACCATCATCAGCGTTGACAGGTGTGTGTCTGTCCTCTTCCCAATTTGGTATCGATGCCACCGGCCGGAAAATTTGTCCACCATATTGTGTGCCCTCATATGGATCTTTTGTTTCCTGGTTCATGGAATTGGTGGCACTTTAGATATTTTTGGGatgtttgagaaaccctgtatAATATTGACTGTGTCTTTAGTGGATGCTGTGGTCTGCCTCCCATTCATCAGTATTTCCTCACTGATTCTGGTCATCAGATTCTGCTTTAAAACACAACAGCGTCGGCGGGGGAAACTTTTAATGGCCATCTTACTGGctctctcctttttcctcctctttgccTTCCCATTGAATGTCATGAACCTAGTGGCACTTCTGCCTCTGACTTCTCATGATGACTTTTATGGTATATCAATTCATGACATCAGTGTTGCGTATTTATGTGCATCTGTAAATAGCTTTGTTAACCCACTGATTTATTTCCTGGTTGGGATAAAGAAGGGGGGTCTGTGTAAGGAGAACGTAAAGCTCATCCTACAGAGAGTTttcaagcaggaggaggaagtctGTGGAGAAGAGTTGACAAGTGTCAGCATGACCGCACAGAACTGCATAGGTCCCTCTCCCAATTAG